ggggggggggggggggggggggatattTTTGTGCTTTTAAGCATAGTTTAGGCTACAAATGCCTTATAAATTGGATTTCTGCATTAGAAGTCAACTTTTCTGCACAAAACAGGGAAAGAGAATGAACTAGAACAAAGCAGATTTTGTGCAGTCAAATGCTtgtaatatatgttatatattttctGGGATGAAATAGTTAGACTTGCTTGACTAGTAAAACAGCTATATCCAAGTGCAACCGTTATTGATTGATGCCTGAGCAATGCATGTTTTTTAACCCTTGTTTTGGTTAATTATCCGTTCAAGGATTTCCCCGTATTTGAATCCATCCCAAGTGACTAATTAGTGCCTATATCTCTATTGGAAAAACTACTATGGTGGCTAAGCTATTGAGAAGACCACAAAAGAAATTATCGTTCTACCAGCAATGGCATCAATGATGAATTTCATCTAAGACAGTTAGTTTATCATGCAGTTCCCTATGGGTCTTTCCTTGAGAAACATTGTCGTTGGTCATATATGTATGAAACCTGACTAGACATCTAATTGGTAACTGGTTTTTGCTCTACAAATTTATTCATTACTCAAGCTACTGATCTCCTAACTTTAACGAAGAAAAAAGTAGTattcttaatgaatttaaaaTATTCACAACGGTCTAATGGTGTAGGAAAGCTTAACCGCACTTTTCTGTGTATCCTTTCCTTCATGATATATGAACCCCAAGTTGCAGTGCTTGCATATCTAAGCGCTGATGTTTGAGATAACAATTTCAGCAAATTGACCTTTACTGAAAATGGGAGATACTGGCTATGTTTTACCTCTGACAGGTCAAAGGGGTAAAACCTAAAAGCAATTTATCTAGATAAGAAACAGATCGAAAGTCAATCAATGTGTAAAACGTGTAGAATGCAGTAGACCTTTTATTCAAAGAATTGgataatttttgaaataaaatgtttttgtaaTTAAATCTGACACACTAATCATTCAGTGGTCGCCGTGGGATTAATCGGCTATAAAGCGGGTAAGATACCTAGGTGGCTAGGTGAACCAAATTAAAAAGGTGGCACACTTATCATTCATATAAAAGTTGAACAATAAGTGTTCTGTTTCAACTCATCCGCTCCTTTATGACCTGAATAAAATTCTAACCGTCTTAACCCAACCTGCCTATATTGAATCTTCTACCTAACACGGTAACCTTTCTTATTATGCATAGAAGTTGTATGCTTCCTCTACATGAAACTGTCTCTTTTGAACTTAAGGAGTAATTCTACCCTGTTGCTTGAAGGTTCAGTCCATAAAGAATGTTGGGTTGGGTTCTCAAAAACCATGTCATATTGAGCATATGAAATGTCTTTAACAGTGTGAACTCATCTCTGTATTGTTTAGGTGCACTTTCTTTTTATCAAAACTATAATCATATTttccattatttatatattttataggaATATGTATTTACTATTTATATTATGTGATATTTTCATACTCAATGACTTTTTCAGTGTTCTCGTAACTCATTTACTGGATAAAAAGGTCAAAGGATATTTTCCTAAGGAGAAGTTATTTAAGGATGAGTACGAGTTTATACATAATCCGGTATCTACCGATGCAGGTGATCAGAGTGGGTGGTTCTATCATCTTTGGCTTCTTGATCAAACTGTTAAAGCTGGCATGCCTCTTTTAGCTTCTTCATGGCCTCCTCATGGCTCTAAGATAAATGCACCAATAAATCTAGAGGCACATGCTTTGTCTTCTTCTGTCATTCTTTATTTTAATGAACCAGTTGAAGGTTTAAGTTCACATACTGTTAGTGttgaaattgatgatgaaatatGTAAGAATATTACTTGGAGTCCacttttatcatataaatttggatgtggtaaaaaaaaaaaaaaattggatgtGGTCAGCTTGGGTGGCACATATGAGCATTCCTTATGAAAGACCTAACTCCTCAAAGACATTTCAAGTGAAAGTTAACTCAGAACATTTTCAAGGGATAACTTCCTTGAGTGGTATTCCATGTAGCCAACCCTGGTCTTTTGACATGGGTGAATTGGTATGCCTAACCCTTTTGATTACTAATCTGTAATGGTGACAAAATGTGCTGGGTGGCAGGTTGTGTATTGGTTAGCTGGTAAGTTAGTGCAGGCAGAAAGGGCATCAACCCGAAAGTTTGAAACACATTTTGTCCATTTATCAAATGTTTTTATAGATTAGTTTTAAGTTTAAATGGTTAGAAAGTTTGCTGTCTTAACACaatagtattttttatataaatctaatCTACTTTATTTACTTAAGTGATTTACCAGGTTGTATGCATTCGTATACAGTTAGGGCGACTACTGATCTGCTTGAAGCACTTGATCAGTTTCTTTTCTAGCTGTTCGTTATTGGTTCATTACTATATAACCCatatttttaagatatatatagtataaccCAGACAGATCACTAATCTGCAATGTTTATGGTTCATCTCCACTCGAAAATCTTATTATTTTTGCTTTCTTTCTATATTAGTGATGGTATTAAAATTGGGAAGCTTACACTTGCAAGATTATTGATGGCATATGATGATATGGTGTCAACCGATACTCCAAATATGTCTAATGTAGAGGAAGTTTTGCAACTATATTCTGAATTGATGAAGTTGGACCTGTCACATCATCAATATTACAAGCATAAGCACAGCTTGGTTTTCTTAAAACAGGTAGCATTCTAAGTTCTAAACCATTTATCTTTGAATATGTTGATTCGAACTatgtttcatctctaatgaATAATGGGTCAACCTAAAAAATTACACTGAAAAGGATACGGCCAAATGGGTGAAATGGGGTTATAGGCATTATATGTCTGTTATTTGAATATATGAAACCTCCAAAGTTGCTTTAATTacttccataatcatatttagGATAATGGTTGTTTTAGAACTTAAGAAATGGATAAAGAGTGTGCAGGTTTGATCAACCTGGCCTGAGCTCTTTTGTCAGGGATTTATAATCCATTGTTTTGACCCTTTTGCTGGCACGATCATTTTCCCACCTCCGATTCAACTAGTTGCAAGTTTAAGTAAAACAGTTTTACACTTTTGGAATCTGATAGCTCATAGCTGTGATGTTACAGGTGACTTCAAGCAAGGATTCTTTGCTAAAATACTGCTGGCAGTATAAAGAGTCAACTTCTACCAATATTACTGGTTCCGTGTGCTTAAGATTAAATTCTTTATCATTGTCAAAAATTGGATCCTTTGAGCGGTTATTATGGGTGCAAAGTCTTGATCTTAGCCACAACGAACTTCATTCTATTGAAGGTAAAACATCTATATATGTTAATTCTCACATGTATACTTGACATATCTCTACTTTCATCTAACaccttttatatttaaaattagacAAAAAATGTTTTGGCTCACCTTGAAAATAACCCTTTAGACCTGAATCTATTTTGACATGTAATTTAACCTTGGTGAACTGCTCAGTGTGTAtctttaatgcataaaacctttcTGAaatctttttatctaaaagGTACGGGTTGTTTCTGAAATAAAGTGACCCAGACAGGGAAAACCTCATCTGTTTACCCGGTTACATATTTAAGCGTGCTGATTAATCTCTGGTTTCTTCACAGGATTGGAGACTTTGCAGCTTCTCTCATGCTTAAACCTTGGTCACAATAAACTCTGCAGTTTTACAGCATTAAACCCTTTGAGATTATTGAAGTCACTTAAAGTGTTGAATATATCCCACAATGAGATTGGTGCACACACTGTAGACACAAAATGGTATCTGTGTTCATCTCCCTTGTCACATACACTCGATTATGATAAAAAATTTGAAGAACTTGCTAATGGTTATGTCAAAGTGGACAACTTTTGGGAAGCTTATTCAATTATTGGAGGTCTAAATTTGATACAGCTAAATATAGCAGGGAatgctgctgctgatgaaagGTTTGTGTCGTTTCTGGTTAAATTGCTGCCTGGACTTAAATGGCTTGATGATAAAGAATTGAAGTAGTAGTACTAATTTATTTACTGTTGGGGATATACAGTAAACAACGAAAATAAACCGGATTATACAATCACTGAAGGCGCGATacgctttcagattgaatcaatttggtgGTTCACCCCAAATTATTCAACCGGATACAATCAGTGATTCGAGAATTTTCTGTATGATTTGTGTTTGAGTTTTGTGAGAAAACGGGAGAGAAAATCTTTCTGATTTTCGTAACAACAGAATGTAAAAATTTAACTGCCTTTATGGCAGTTAAATTCAAGTTTCCAAGATTGACAAAATTAGTCCCTCAAGTTCTGAAAATTAATTTCTGAGACGTTTTTGCCAAAGCAATTATAACGGAAATtagctcgaccccagccaggggcgctgcccccggacccccgtgcCTTAGGGGTTTCGCCCCTaagatcataataaattcatataagcgtgcactccgcaccaccaaacttatatgatgtattattatgactaaATAACcaattaacccaattacactaaaaaacCAACATTTACATCGTCCAACTTTCATGTACTCTATACATAGTcatgtacatttttttttagataccattttttattttttctggaattaatttatttttacctTCCAGCCGACAAAGATTTAAAACCAGGGGTTCAAGGACTTGTTAAAGTCAAAAGAACTTCTCTTAAATACCCAAATACTCTGTTGCATTGTTACTGGACCATAATAATTCTCATTACAAACAAATCTAACAGTCCATGACCACCAATGAACACATGTAGGCAAGACTCATACAGTCATACTGCAAATTTGCTCTCAGATATGTGTATACTCTTTGTGCTGGATCGACATCTGGAAATAAATTTACATCTGCAATACATCTTCATTCTTCAGAGTTTCTTTTGTTGTGTTAATAAATTAGAACCAATATGCACCagagtgtgtgtatatataaaaacgCTTCATATGAAGCTCTAATTTACATAGCAAATGACAGGAAGATCAAGGGAGCTCCATAGCGACAATTCTGCATCAACAAGGTCACCTGAAGAGGAAACCGAACCCATTACAGTTCCCTGATTTTCTAGTACCACACGTTCTGCGTCCTTATTGCCTTCTTCGTTTGCTCCATGACCAGTTCTTTGCATTTTTGACCGCCCTCCAAGTTTTTGCTTTAAGCACTCGGGTATCCCATGGAAAGCATAAAGAGAAGCTGAAAACTTGCGCTCATATTTCATCCTTTTCATTGCTTCACTTATTGTCAAtggctcttcttcttcttctcccacgGCGTCTAATGCTATTTCTTGAGCTATCTCAAATGGAGAAAAGTTGGAAGCAGTTCCAAGTTCATcaataaaactaaaatcaaACCTGTCTTCTTCCTTGTCTTGAGATTCACTCCCACTATTTGTGTCTCCACTTGAATGTGAATCTACTAAATGATCCACATTAATGGGTATACATGACTCAAAATTTGTGTGGCAGTTAGCATCACTTGCATCATTGACTGGTGGATACCGATCCAGATCATTGATAAAGTCAGCAAAGAACGTATCCGAGAACTCCACCACATCATCCTTGACTTCTTTTGGCTTCTTTACATCATCATGATGATTGACATTTAGCACAGAAGTATTATGTGTCAAAGTAGGAACTTCTAAACATCTGTTCCTAGCTTCAAGCCTACGCAGAAGAAGGCTTGTAATTTTGGAAGGAAGGGCAGGGGTCATTGAAAACGGTTGACAAGGCCAGAAATTCGTGCGTGTGTTGGCCCCACGGAGTAAGCAAGCAGCTTCATCATAGGCTCGAGCTGCTTCCTCAGCCGTGTCAAAAGTTCCTAACCATACCCGAATCTTCTGTATGGTGTCCTTAATCTCTGCAACCCATCTGCCAGATGGTCGCTGCCGGACCCCCACAAATTTCTTTCTGGGTCGGTGGGGACCATCTAACGCTGCAGTCAGTTCTGCCTCGGTCACTATCCCGTCCCAAACCATGTTTCTTTCAAGACCATGTTCTTGATCAATAGGTTGCTTTCTCTTCCTAGCCATATTTAGAAGTGTTTTATGTACTTTTGAGTGGactaaaaatgtttaattttgcTTGGTTTGTTAATGATATGAGTAATCATTGTATGTctgcatatatatagaaaaacagAAGAAGTGTATTGGTCAAAATATGAGCAACATTTGAAGTGGTCATGCTGCTAGTGACgtcttattttttattcaaataattgCATCTAAAAGGTGAAAATTGGACACTTCTCCATGGCTTGTTCAATGACTtaatttgtaatgttttttgtataaaaataagattaagaGGATGTGACGTATTATTGTGTATTCTAATACAAACCTAAAAGGTGAAATTTGGAGGTTTCTTCCTGACCTATTCAAAgttcaaattatttattaaggAGTTTGACCCACCTAAAGTCTGTATGTATGGAACACACAAACTAACTTCAGAGTTCAGACCATCCAGTTACATCCATGAGACAGTACTAAGGTAAAGATGGACAAATGGTCTCAAGACTAGGCTCGGACCACGACCGAGCCCTTCACTTGTCTTAAAACGTGAGACCCAGATATATTTTAGAGTATTACGGGATAATTTTGTTAACGTTTTCTTACGGAAAATTCAGTAACTgttaaaacaacaaaatatataaataaaaaaaatgactcACATTGGAAGATCCAACTAATCTTACTCTCACAACAAATCTAACATGATCCATTATGTTTATTTTGAACATGAGAAAATTTCAACATGAGTCTTTTACTGATTAATCTAAGGATCTTTTTAAAGCCACGGGAAGAATTTGAAGGTAGTAGCAACTAATGCTGACATCCGTgtcaatatataatacaaagttggcacaatatattcaatataaaaacttaaaaacaatcCAAGTGGTATTTAATATATCGAATATTCTCTCAATATATGCAAAAGCTTAGCTTTGATGCTTAACAAGTCTAGCTGCTCTAACTCTATAAGGCACATGTATGactgtctacatcatacctctcTCATACCTTGAGACGGTACTAGGTATCCTTGTTGCTTAGATTTAATTTGATGCTATACATGGTTAAATTAGATCGTTTGACAGTAAATATAGTTATAGACCATAAACATCTTCGCGACgcaaatcttcaattttcattaAGAGAAGCTATAATAAGTTTAAAGATGTTAAGAAGTCATCATCAAATGGATGGGGTATCTTTATTTCTCAAGTCCCTAAAACACTTTTGTCAGCATCAAGTAGTGCCATGAAAAAAGGGACAAGAGAACTTTAAGATGCTAAATCTCCCATCATCTCTTTAGATAATTAGTCTATGTTTGATTTAGGCTGCCACATGTAGTGATCGATTGTTTAATGGCATAATTAATTGTGTTTCAAGATATAACATATCaataacaatattatatatagggaGGTTTTGGTTTAATGATGTTTTAATTGGTAACAAATGGCAATTACAAGTCAAAGGCCATTCTTATACCTCCAAATGGCATTCCATCAACACAAGAGTGGTTGTCATCAAGTTGACCAGAATGTAACGTTCTCAAGTTATATGGCTACATAGTCAACTCAACTACTAATATAAGTTACACAGAGGGAGCCGTGAATATGGCATTTTCTGTAATTCTAGAAGCTCATGTAGTCGAACTACATATCTATATACACACTCTGATGACAACACCAAAAATTGCGACTCGGAATAAGAGTTGCTGTGAATGTGTGCGCGGAAAATCGGTGAGTTTAGTAACAGAGTAGGGGTCAGAACGGCCCATCGTATGGGTTGAAGCACATAGGCAGTGTCAGGACACAAGAACTTTTTATGTCAAAAATTTTACCATGCAACTAAACCGTTGATTATGACT
The Erigeron canadensis isolate Cc75 chromosome 2, C_canadensis_v1, whole genome shotgun sequence DNA segment above includes these coding regions:
- the LOC122587552 gene encoding geranylgeranyl transferase type-2 subunit alpha 1-like, whose protein sequence is QLRKLQSQFLHFHHNHEYLKKALEINAKLIEANPEFMTAWNFRKLAFQHNEAQSDTADCIQSIIDQELQVVESALTKNFKSYGAWNHRKWVLSKGDTSTERALGFVNQFLKQDARNFHAWNYRRFIAVLKSISDEKELQFTTDDMIEKDCSNYSAWHNRSVLVTHLLDKKVKGYFPKEKLFKDEYEFIHNPVSTDAGDQSGWFYHLWLLDQTVKAGMPLLASSWPPHGSKINAPINLEAHALSSSVILYFNEPVEGLSSHTVSVEIDDEICKNITWSPLLSYKFGCAWVAHMSIPYERPNSSKTFQVKVNSEHFQGITSLSGIPCSQPWSFDMGELVVYWLAGCMHSYTVRATTDLLEALDHDGIKIGKLTLARLLMAYDDMVSTDTPNMSNVEEVLQLYSELMKLDLSHHQYYKHKHSLVFLKQVTSSKDSLLKYCWQYKESTSTNITGSVCLRLNSLSLSKIGSFERLLWVQSLDLSHNELHSIEGLETLQLLSCLNLGHNKLCSFTALNPLRLLKSLKVLNISHNEIGAHTVDTKWYLCSSPLSHTLDYDKKFEELANGYVKVDNFWEAYSIIGGLNLIQLNIAGNAAADERFVSFLVKLLPGLKWLDDKELK
- the LOC122587553 gene encoding ethylene-responsive transcription factor ERN1-like, translated to MARKRKQPIDQEHGLERNMVWDGIVTEAELTAALDGPHRPRKKFVGVRQRPSGRWVAEIKDTIQKIRVWLGTFDTAEEAARAYDEAACLLRGANTRTNFWPCQPFSMTPALPSKITSLLLRRLEARNRCLEVPTLTHNTSVLNVNHHDDVKKPKEVKDDVVEFSDTFFADFINDLDRYPPVNDASDANCHTNFESCIPINVDHLVDSHSSGDTNSGSESQDKEEDRFDFSFIDELGTASNFSPFEIAQEIALDAVGEEEEEPLTISEAMKRMKYERKFSASLYAFHGIPECLKQKLGGRSKMQRTGHGANEEGNKDAERVVLENQGTVMGSVSSSGDLVDAELSLWSSLDLPVICYVN